In the Populus trichocarpa isolate Nisqually-1 chromosome 1, P.trichocarpa_v4.1, whole genome shotgun sequence genome, one interval contains:
- the LOC127904889 gene encoding wax ester synthase/diacylglycerol acyltransferase 11-like, whose amino-acid sequence MGLSPTAYLADLSVSIPLNINKPSWEIHVLLEQKCAILRVHHALGDGISLMTLLLAICRKASEPEAMPTLVTGRRDCGKEGKRQDGRGFLLGVLKMVWFSLAFCLVYVLRVLWVSDRKTAISGGDGVELWPRKLATAKFLIEDMKNVKRVVSSAALSVSFAQPFAVVSRLFWWTLSDGGAMSKAKQL is encoded by the exons ATGGGTCTCTCACCGACTGCCTATTTAGCTGATTTATCAGTTAGTATTCCACTGAACATAAACAAGCCTTCATGGGAAATCCATGTCTTGTTGGAGCAAAAGTGTGCTATTTTAAGGGTTCATCACGCGTTGGGAGATGGGATTTCTTTGATGACATTGCTCTTGGCGATCTGCAGGAAAGCAAGTGAGCCCGAGGCCATGCCTACTTTGGTAACTGGGAGGAGGGATTGTGGGAAGGAAGGGAAACGACAGGATGGGAGAGGGTTTCTTTTGGGAGTTCTAAAGATGGTTTGGTTTAGTTTGGCTTTTTGCTTAGTATATGTATTGAGAGTTTTGTGGGTTAGTGACAGGAAGACTGCGATTTCTGGTGGTGATGGAGTGGAGCTGTGGCCGAGGAAACTGGCCACCGCTAAGTTTCTGATCGAGGACATGAAGAATGTGAAAAGAGTTGTTTCTAGTGCG GCTCTTTCGGTATCATTTGCGCAACCTTTTGCAGTGGTGTCAAGACTGTTTTGGTGGACTCTTTCTGATGGTGGGGCGATGTCCAAGGCGAAGCAACTGTGA
- the LOC18094086 gene encoding scopoletin glucosyltransferase, with protein sequence MTQEIWVVPFFGQGHLLPSMELCKHVASRNFRTTLIIPSNFSSAVPSSIHQYPLLEIAELPSSPPPLQQHPGPDPLLPPHKHDNQMAQSLENLISTRSLNPVSRQPACVIVDVMMSWTAEVFAKFEVPTIGFFTSGACSAAMEYAMWKAHLDDLKPGEIRLLQGLPEEMALTHSDLKSRPHRPPGGRGGPPGLGGPPGPMGGPPGPMGGFPGPPGDVGPSKMMGPPKPGAPPPWLEEVKGSIAYMINTCDDLEHPFIQYLVDQVKKPVWDIGPLLPELYWKSAGSLLHDHEIRTSRGSNVTEEEVIAWLDSKPPGSAVYVSFGSEVGLEMEENRHLANALEALNRPFIWVIQPGSGRPGPPPGLPSADTEEDYFPHDLDKRVGQRGMIIRGWAPQLLILSHPSVGGFLSHCGWNSTMEAIGRGIPILAWPIRGDQDYNAKLIVKHLKVGCMISDDFSQSIKKDDIIKGIESLMRDEDVKKRAALLSAKFKHGFPASSVDSLDAFRDFINQKGSRLSSAT encoded by the coding sequence ATGACTCAAGAGATATGGGTTGTTCCATTTTTTGGGCAGGGCCATCTCCTACCAAGTATGGAACTTTGCAAACACGTGGCATCAAGAAACTTCAGAACCACCCTTATCATTCCCTCTAACTTCTCCTCCGCTGTCCCCTCCTCTATTCACCAATATCCACTTCTTGAAATAGCTGAATTACCCTCTTCTCCACCACCTTTGCAGCAGCATCCAGGACCCGACCCGCTTCTCCCTCCCCATAAGCATGACAACCAGATGGCACAAAGCCTTGAAAACCTCATTTCAACCCGATCACTGAACCCGGTGTCAAGACAACCCGCTTGTGTTATTGTTGATGTTATGATGAGCTGGACTGCTGAAGTATTTGCAAAGTTTGAGGTTCCAACCATTGGGTTTTTCACATCTGGTGCGTGCTCGGCAGCCATGGAGTATGCCATGTGGAAGGCCCACCTGGATGACTTGAAGCCTGGGGAGATCCGTTTACTTCAAGGTTTACCGGAGGAAATGGCTCTTACACACTCCGACCTTAAAAGTAGGCCCCACCGACCTCCGGGTGGTAGAGGAGGTCCACCTGGCTTGGGCGGACCACCCGGTCCAATGGGCGGACCACCCGGTCCCATGGGTGGTTTTCCTGGACCACCAGGTGATGTGGGCCCATCTAAAATGATGGGTCCACCGAAACCCGGTGCACCACCACCATGGTTGGAGGAAGTGAAGGGCTCGATTGCATATATGATCAATACATGCGATGATCTTGAGCATCCATTTATTCAGTATCTAGTTGATCAAGTTAAGAAACCAGTTTGGGATATTGGTCCATTATTACCCGAGCTATATTGGAAATCGGCTGGTTCACTTCTTCATGACCATGAAATTCGAACCAGCCGGGGGTCTAATGTCACCGAAGAGGAAGTGATAGCATGGTTGGATTCAAAACCACCTGGTTCGGCAGTATATGTGTCATTCGGTAGTGAAGTGGGTCTTGAAATGGAGGAGAATCGGCATTTGGCAAACGCACTGGAAGCATTAAACCGGCCATTTATTTGGGTGATCCAACCTGGTTCGGGCAGACCAGGTCCACCACCGGGATTACCTAGTGCTGATACTGAAGAAGATTATTTTCCTCATGATCTAGACAAAAGAGTAGGTCAAAGAGGCATGATAATACGTGGATGGGCACCACAACTGTTGATACTAAGCCATCCATCAGTCGGTGGATTTTTATCGCATTGTGGATGGAATTCTACCATGGAAGCTATTGGACGTGGTATCCCAATTTTAGCATGGCCTATCAGAGGTGACCAAGACTATAATGCCAAACTGATAGTGAAGCATCTCAAGGTTGGGTGCATGATTTCTGATGATTTCTCACAATCGATTAAGAAAGATGATATAATCAAGGGAATAGAGAGTCTAATGAGAGACGAAGATGTCAAGAAGAGAGCAGCTTTGCTTAGTGCTAAATTTAAGCATGGGTTTCCAGCGAGCTCAGTGGATTCTCTAGATGCCTTCAGAGATTTCATAAACCAAAAGGGCAGTCGTTTGAGCTCAGCAACTTGA